CGAAAAAGCGAGGaagaaaatcccttttttttaagCTTCCAAAGTTAACAGAGCATGCATTTTCATCTTAATTAGTGGTTCGAAGTACTGGATGGACTGTTGGGTCCATACTGGAAGGCTGTTGGACTCGCATTCAACTGTACCTTTCTTCTCTTCGGGTCTGTTATACAGCTTATAGCTTGCGCAAGGTGAGATCTTCTTTCGTTCCTCTTGAATTTCAGAGAACggtttcttcttgttcttctgaaGAAATAATCTTATGATTGTGTTTGTTTTTGGACTGGGGAGCAGTAATATATATTACATAAACGACCATTTGGACAAGAGGACATGGACGTACATCTTCGGGGCTTGCTGTGCAACGACGGTGTTCATACCCTCTTTTCACAACTACAGGATTTGGTCTTTTCTTGGGCTCGGGATGACCACCTACACTGCCTGGTACCTTACCATCGCTGCTCTCGTCCACGGCCAGGTTCAGGGAGTACAACACAGTGCTCCGACGAAGCTGGTTCTGTACTTCACCGGCGCTACCAATATCCTCTACACTTTCGGCGGACACGCTGTCACTGTGTGAGTAATCTTTTGGTACCTTCACCAGTTCTCAATTTTCAAAGGTTACGATCACCCCGACCTTTTTGCAGCTTTTGCTGGCCATTTGGGGTTTTGGGATTTGGTATGAACCAAGACAAAAtcatggggaggagagagaacctGTTTCTTTAGCTTTCTCCTTCCCCCAATTCCTTTTGCGATATTTGATGATTTTGCCGTCGTATCTCTGGTCTGGCATCATCATTTTGCTcccttttttcccttaaaaaaaaaaatccttttgccTTTGTCCTTGCCCATGTGAATATTGTGAAATCACCGGCCTCCGGCGGACAATCTTTGTTTTTGAGGTTAAACAGACCAATGGAAGTTAAGAAAAGCTTCCTCTGCTCACAATTTCATGGACAACCTTGGATCCCATCCCATCGTTCATGTGTGAACCTTAGGactattttgatgatttagtATTAATCTTCTCGAGCATATGTGGGGTTAAAGAGAAGTTGCAGCGAAGCAATTTCTGGCGAGTGAGACGAATTCCGTCATGCCATGGCAGAGGTGGAAGTAGAAAAATGAGGGTGAAGAAGTTCTATTTTCTTCCATTCTATTCGAGACACTCGAGAGTAGAGACCAGTTGATTGGTTCTGGATTCTGGAACTCTGTATTTGCAAATGAAGACAGAGTGGTAGGGTCTCTGAGAACTTCTGAGCTTAATTTTCGTTCTCTTCTGTGAACTTTCGCAGGGAAATAATGCACGCGATGTGGAAGCCGCAGAAGTTCAAGTACATATACCTGCTAGCAACTCTGTACGTATTCACACTAACGATTCCGTCGGCAAGCTCCGTATACTGGGCTTTCGGCGACCAACTCCTTGACCACTCAAAcgccttctctctccttcctaagAACGGCTTCCGTGATGCCGCCGTTATCTTGATGCTGATTCACCAGGTCTGccattattattaattaatcgTATTAATTTTGGATAATATCTAAGATAGCCTTTTTGGGTAGTTGAATTTACTGGGCACTGCCATCGTCTTGTTCTGTAATTGCAGTTCATAACCTTTGGGTTCGCTTGTACGCCGTTGTATTTCGTGTGGGAGAAGGTGATAGGAATGCACGACACCAAGAGCATATGCTTGAGAGCTCTGGCGAGGCTGCCTATCGTGATCCCTATTTGGTTTCTGGCCATCATCTTTCCCTTCTTTGGACCCATCAACTCCGCCGTCGGTGCTCTTTTGGTTAGCTTCACTGTCTACATTATCCCTTCCCTCGCTCACATGCTCACTTACAGGAAGGCCTCTGCTCGACAGGTAACCAATCcctctcaactctctctctttctctccctctatcTAGTCTCAAATTTCAACTCTTCTGGCCTGATCCCACCaacctttctcctttctttcactctctttcgCATTCAAATTCGTATCGCCAATCGCCATGCTATGCTGTCTCACTCGATACAGCTTTCCTGCTTATCCTCGATGGCAACACTGTAAATAAGCTTCACCTTTTGCGTCTTTTTGGTAATTTGAGATCTCTAAACTGTGGAGGTTTGACTACTCGTCCACGCTCCACGACGAGCAGGGAATGATGATTGGTCCATATAATCTTACAAGTCCAAATTTAACTAATCATAATAGACTGAATTGTCAAGGTGGTTGTTGGGTCCGATTTCGAGCTGTTCGTTGCTGAAAAAAGTTGAACCAGGATTTTGTTAGGACTAAGGTTGGTTCAATGTTGGACCTAATTTAGGAGTATACCTATTACCTAAtgtgtgggtttttttttgggggggggggtgtcccAAGGCTCCCAACTATGGTTAAAGTCCCTGGGGCTGTCTGGCTGGCTGGATTGACCCTGGAGTAGACCTATCTTAGATTTGTAAGGACTGGGGGGAGGGGCCATAGATTGTTATTCTGAAAGCTTATTTGTCGTCTACATAAAGGTTTAGTTATAGTATTAGTTGCGATGTGTGATAATGATTGATACTTGGGGGTGTTCTTTCTTTGTGCGTATGGGAGCTGGGCTCCTTTTTACTTGATTGGTAGGGGCAGGCATTATTAATTTAGGTGGTACACCCCTTACATTATTGATATAGGTTGGGCCTTCGGGAGGCTCCTAAATCATAAGAATCCATTCTCTGGAGTTTGGACCCCATCCCCTTTGGTCTCTTAAAAATTCTGAGGGTTCTTTCCTCCTATTCTTTAAAGGAGGGGGATGCTACGGATAGGGTGGAGATATGGGTCTTGTGGGCTGTAGCAATGTAAATTAGGTCAAATAATTGTGGATATATATCAGTATCGTTGTGTACCTTTCGCAGTAGTAATGGCACCCAAACATCCATATTTGGGACACCCTCATTGTTGTAGGACCCTCCACTGGAGGGGGGGGGGCCTTGGAAATATTATGGGTGATGGAGGGTGGTGTGATGTCCATTTCCCTTAGTTATATGTAACGGTTGTGTTGTTGTATTGCATTCGTTTCCAGTTCAACATTCATGATTCAACAACTCTTTGGGAATCTTTTCTCTCATCTTTGACAATTTTACTGCTCATTTCGGGTCTTTAATGGCTACCAGAATTAACGGATTCTTCAAATGGGTTATGCAGAATGCGGCGGAGAAgcctcctttcttcctcccaAGTTGGACGGCCATGTATGTGGTTAATGCCTTTGTTGTTGGGTGGGTCTTTGTGGTTGGATTCGGGTTCGGTGGTTGGGCCAGCGTGACCAATTTCGTCAGGCAAGTCAACACATTCGGCCTCTTTGCTAAGTGCTATCAGTGCAAGCCACCTGCTGCCAAACATCACTAATATACCAAGTCTTGGCCCGGTGGAGAACTGGGTTGGGCCAATTCATGGTGGAGCCGAAAATGCCAAAGATCAGAATCTTTCTCTTGTATTATACACTTTAGAGGTGGTGGCgttggtggtggtagtggttgGGAAGGGGGAGAGGCAATGTTACCCCAGTTGGTTGTGGTGTGCCCGTtctatttttgctttttccattttccttttctattttgttttgttctatttttattgaatttctagTGGTATACAAAGGATATATAGACAGATTGATAGTATAAAAAGTGTGAAAATGTTGATTCTTATGTTGTCAAAAGATAGTATATCCAAAAAtccatcttctctctcttctccctgtTATTAAAAATTTCTACTAAAAAGAGAGCGTTATACGATTATTAATTCATTGTGATTTATCGACACCATACAATAGGAAGAAATATGAGAAAAGAGGGGTCAGTTCTTAGATGTAGTAAATTTAAATGGGTTTGTTTATGATTATCGTTTTTATTATAACTATTTtaatcagaattttttttttttaaaacaaactTCTAATCATATAGTTGGATTTAACTGACTGTGATCACGGTCGGCCCCACATTGGAGCATGGGAGCCCTCTCCCATCTCTCTCCCCTATATCTTAACATATTAAGCAACGTGGCATGATCTGGATGGTTCAAGTTTATTTTTGATTGGGTTATTAATGGTTCAAGATGAAATGTTTTTAAAAGATCCTTTGACCTATGGATTCTCATTCATTTACTAGAGGTGATGGGGTGAGGCCCTCCTTATTCACATGGGCTGCATGTTGGTGGGCCTCATGAGCACGTGCTATGCGTCCCCGATCTCAAGCCTTCTTATATTCTCCACTCACATGTGAATGTCATaaatggagaaaaggagaagTGGAGTGGAGTGGAGAACCTGTCAAATATTATCTTACTTCTACTGTTATAGCGGCGGTTCACTATTATCTTATTTGTGCTTCAGTGTATAAAAGCCTTAAATTGGGCTCTCATTAAATATTTAACATTTTGATACTTTGGATTGGCCTCCATAACATGAGCCCAATTCGATCCTTTAATAAGGTTGACTAGTCAAATGTAAATTCAAatatgaattttaaaattaaaaaatgaaaataaaaaaaggaaaataaatgaagGGAGGGGTGTCTTGAGTCTTTTGACTCTTTATGAGTGCGAGATGATATCCATTTTCCAAGATGGATGGGTGGGTAGGTGGGTCGAAAAATAACCTTTTGTTGTCTCTCTAATCTCTATCCATTGAAGggaatttctttttcttattggaAGGAAATGGAAATCTTTTGGTTTGGTATCAATCCACCAGAGAGGTTAAGAGAGAcaaaatacttttcttttctcaccCCATGAAAAGTTATGGGGGGAGACTAAAAAAGATGGATTGTTCATTGTTAAATAGGTCCTTTAGACAGTAGCTTTGCCCTTTATTCTGTCTTGCATGATTGTCTGCTGCAGTGATACATCTCCGTCCTCCTccattttctttccttaaaGAGGTAACCTATTACTTTGGGTTTGAGCCCTTCAGGGTCAGTGTCTACTGGTATGGCGAAATTACCCCGACTGGATCCATACAGGTTGGGACCAACCCGGAGTCTTAATCGATTCAACAGTGTCCATGTATGAAAAAAATCATCTCAGATCTCCTGCGAGAATGATTTGAAAAgtccaaaacaaaaataatggtATTTGCTAGCAACATAATAATGGAGACAATTAATCAATATAGATTGATCtcatttaacattttttttttaaacattctTGTAACCTTTGATTTAGGTTTTGATAATTCATATAATATTTTAAATCATGGAATATATCATGTTATAGTATAATTTAAGATCACACCATCAATaacttcaaatatttaaaaGGATAGGATTCAACCATAATGTTTAAGTATTTGAAATTATGAAAGCACAATGGTACGATTTAATATAAGATTGAtgtcataaaattttaaaatgttttACTTGAATGGCCAGTCTAAGATTTGATCATTGAAAGCATTTGAGCTTGATTTTACAACCAATATTTAAATCATGTGATTGGATAATTATATGTGCCATAATTGAAAATTCTAAATGAATAATTATGATCCGAATCAAAGGTATAAagatgcaaaaataaaataattaaattgtATCCAAATTGTCATTATCAAAATGAAGTATTTAAATGGATAAAACATTGTGATTGCATCCTATATATCATTCTAATTAGAATATTTTTGAAATTACTAATAATGTGGTCTTAAAACATATTATACAATAGGATGTTTGTCataatttaaaatattatatGAACAGTAAGGATCTAAATCGAAGATTAAAAACAATGTTAACACAATGATGTTGAACTGTATCATTCCAATTGAAATCTTGTTTACACATATGAAGTTGGggcattttaattaattcatcacCATATGTTAGCACCTCCTTAGAATGCATTATCAACCTTGAACGCATACCAACCGTAGGTCCGTAGCCTACTCtactgttggtgtatgatgtcttgtattccgtcgcagtttaatccaaggagtactggtgcagcacctagacaggccggacggcggtcccgctagccggttagcgggccgtgggggttgcaaggggggcaggaggcccccctgcatagcaggaggtgtaggggggcgcagccccccgctcgaattttttatttgagggcaattgtagtttaatccggattagggtggcaattgtaatttgatccggattaggttttttccgctatatatttgtaacgagggtttctttctctgtaatgcaagcaatacggagaggtgtgaggaagagcgttgtaaccctattctccattgatagtgaagcaggatctcatctcaccggggacgtaggcaaccttgccgaccctcgtaaaatctgtgtgcattgtttgttttgtttttccattatcttctgcatcgttttagggttgcgtttctacatctACTCTACACTAGCACCAATATGTGTCGGTCATTTGTGTGTTTTCTCAGAGCAAGGAAGAACACCAGCCAATTGTGCTCTTTACGTTTATACACAAGATGCCGTTAAAAGATGCCTTTACCCCTCTAGTTGGATCTCTATGCACGCACTCCCACTGGCCCAAGGGTGGACTACAATGATCGTTATCCTTAAAAGGGGAGGATTTTCAGTCTGCTCTCCTTTTCAAAAGAAATCTAGATAAGCCCTTAGAGAGACCAAAAGTGTACTAAACAAAAGAGGACAATAACAAGATAAGGGGTCTCCCACCACACGTTCTTAGTCCCTATCCAGTAATAAATACTTTTCCTATTTTAAGGTTGTAGGAAAACTAAACATCGCACGAAAGGGTGAACAGAGGAACTTAATAGACACTTTCATTGCCCATATTCAATCTGGAAAATAATCATTCTCAATTTACTTTAATAAACATCATTACTTCAAAATATTCCCTTTGAGCTTTCTTAATATATGAGCCTAATGAGTCTGTCAAATGCCATAAACTTAGAGATTCTTGACATTTGACAGAGTAACTCACAGTGCTATGTATCAATCTATACACCtgtaaaggaagaaagaagtcTTTGTCTATCATTCCAAGAGAAGATGATTTTAGTCTTGAAACCAGTTACTAAAATgaagcacatttttttttcttgttagagaaggaaaagagaatcaCCCAGAGTATAAcaataagaaaaagaggagTCCAATTATACTCAGGGATGCTTGTCTAAGATGCCCATGGATCATTTCTCCCGAAACAAAAACATACCTAGTCATATTACAGTCAATTTTGAAATCTTCAATTAACTATTATGGTTACAGATTCATAATCTTCCAAGATAATAGttcaaataggaaaaaatatgtttttccaTCAAAGCCAATATGGTTCCCAAAGATTGAAAAGTTTAATCAGCTTTAGCTATGAAGATAAAGAGGTTTGAAGCACCCACTTCCTgttccaatatttttttttttggagcagCAGGGGATTCATTGGaaaatttccccttcttttcctgcatattttttgtatttcctTCATGTAATTAATATCATTCACAACCATCCACTGTCTTGTAAGATTGATTGTTGTATAATGTATATGAAATTTATTTACTCATGCTTCCATTCTGTTTAAATATAAGACTACACATTCCAATAAAATGATTGCATGCATCACTTGAATGTTCTGTTGTTGATTTGAAGAGTTGATCTGAAACAGGATGTACTTAAAACAAATGTGAAACAATATAGTTCCAAGCAAATTAAAGTTACAAACAAGAAAGTTCATTAGAAAAatcttcaataacttcagaTCATCTACCAGCACTTGTTCTGTACTAACCTTTAGTTGCTTGAGAATTTAAATGGCGATACTGCAAACACCACCATAAAAATAAAGGTTAGCTTTGTCAGGAAAATAAGTTAACCTATCTGCACCCAAGATCTAGAAAACTCAGGGAAGGTATTGCAAACTTAATGATTAGACTTGAACACCAAATGAACATGTAGAACAGGCTATTCACAGATCCTCTTGTTCTGCTTGTTCCTTTTGTTTCTAGACACGGAATCTATGCAATCTTAAAATTTATAATGGCTGAGCTTGATAATCATTCTCTCAACTCTTCCATGCAACACCAAAAATCAGGTCCCTCTCACTATGGTGCACTATTCAAGTTTTAAGAACATAGAAACCCTACTTTTTCACcatgattatttatttgttacATGCAAGTCCTagagcccgtttgataacgtttctgccgtttctgtgtcaagaaatggcagaaacataaatttccgtttctgttcccagaaacggaatttaaggtgtttgataaaccctgtttctggaaacgtttcCAGCAGACAATGGTGTTTGATAACAGCGAGAGAAAGAGATAGCAATGAGTTCATATATAATTGACcgcaaagaggaaaagaaataacaaaacaGAAAGgcaatcaaggattaaagtatcggtatcggtcgccgtatcgatcggctaaaattaagatatgtatcggagagtatcgtatcgtatcggagatacactaagatacgctgaagatacacacataaatggataggaaatatttttttaaacacttttgcataaagaatttgttaaaaaaagctattgataacatgtattatgcataaacactaaattgagggtatcatactaaaaattcaaggtttgtagttgtcccataaatgtaaaatccttgttccagaccttgatttccactttagttagagagaaatatggctgacagcaactttggaacaaaaacccttcaaaaaatcatgtttttctaaaaaattacccatgttggccattatatgaccatagtgcactgtatcggtacataccgatactcaccgatatgtaccgatatatatatcgatactcaccgatacgtgccaatatataccgatatgtaccgatcgatacatatcgatacgtaccggtcgatacataccgatactcaccgataagtaccaatacataccgaaacgtacattttacctcaattttataattttcatagtcctatcgaggcatatcgtatcttatcgatgtgtattagtggtgtattgatgcatatcggtatgtattgtaggaaatatatcgatacgaaaggattttaaaaatttcatgtatcgtatcggtgtgtatcgtatcgattggctaaatttaagatacgaatcggagggtattgtatcggcatcggagatacttaaaaccatgaaggCAATGAAACAACAATTTGTTAACCAGCATCACAGATTCATATACATTGTTATGAGAACAGTTGATTTATACATCCTACCCAGTAGCAGTGCACAACAGTTTCGAACAAATATTCCCACAAATTTTGATCGTGACCTTTGCATATTCCACACAAATTTCTGGAAAAAATTTGTAGGGCTTGTGTAAGAAAGGCGAATGATATTCTCATACCTTGCACAGGAATAGAGAGAAGAATTAATTGGGGTTGATGGAACCGAAGTATTtcaatacttgaagaagaaaagaacacaaTACCTGAAATTGCCTCAAGCATTTGGAAGGATCGTCGTTTGGAGATTGATCGAGCTACTTCGCATTTTTGTAGATGTTTCTAGGGTTGATTTTCACTTCAGTTCGGGTACGAGTTGCAGCCCCCCAAACGACGAATCTATGCAGGTGTTTGGACAGATGTGAGGTTCACGGGCTCCGTACGACGTCTTCACAAGATTTACCTTGAGAGGAattgagtgagtgagaggagcaGATTTGCAGAGGAGTACATTTATGTGAAGTGTTCTTCGTTGTAGCAGAGAACCTGAGGATGTGTTGGAAGGTCGAGGGAAAAATGTCGggtttgggggaaaaaaaggtCCACAAgtttgttttcagaaacgacGTCATTTCTGTTCCTTGAACcagaaatagatataaattgctattttgtttctgtaattaggtgaaacggaacagttttgtcaaatgctttttgttccgtttctgacgtttcttgacacagaaatggcagaaacgcgtttctcgaaacgttatcaaacatgCCCCTAGTGATTACCAGGAACTACTTGTTCCTTGCGCTTGATTggataaaaccaaaatccttcAACTTATAAATGTCCTAGGCAGAAAAGACCAACCAAGATATTCTCTAGTTTGGAATTCACACACAAATTTCAGCTTTGGGTGAAGCATATCAATTGATATTCTcttcaaaaaggcaaacaaaggCATCTACTTTGGTCCCTCTCACTAAGGTGCActtttcaaattaaaataaagatatAGAAACCCTACTTTTTCACTAGGAATATCTATTTCTATGTAAGCCCTAGTGATTACAACTTGTCCTTGAGCTTGGTTggaaaaaaccaaaatcctgCAACTTATAGATGTCACTAGGCAGAAAAGACAAACCAATAGATCCTCTAGTTTGGCATTCAGAATATAATACTTGTAACACGACATTGTCAATAACCACCAACCAATGAATCTTCACTTAGGAATTGAACACCATCCCCAAACTATAGGAAGAACAACAAACAATCatatatttataggaaaaaaagaaagggggtgggggggaactCTAGGAAGAGAATATGTTCTAGTTTATTGGCTGCCACTCCCTACCAGGTATCAATGGAAGAAGTCCTACACtgaataggggaaaaaaatgctgaaacaCTCCTTTGACTAGAAAAAAGGAGGACTACAATAACTGAAAACTGAACATTATTGAAGATGGTTTTATCTGCAGCAAACcgaagcacacacacacacacatataagccaaggaaaccatgaaagggtaGCATTCTACTAAGATTAATACTTCATGGTTTGAGAACTGGATCATCCAAAGTCAAATTTACAACTAAATTACATGAAACAGAACAGTTTAGAAGCTCCACTCTTCAACAGCCTTTGAATCCACTTTTTATTACCTTTGCATGCGTTCAGGATATGGATTTTTGTCTAGACACAAAGTCGAAGATAGGCAATAAAACTGTAAAAAAGTGTGGCAAACTGTTGTATCTAAGTTTCTTGGAACACCTATCTGATGGAGAAATGTCCAAGGAAGACCAACTGAAGAATCTTAGTCATCTTAAAACCATTTTATAAACAGTTCTGTAATCTCTCCCAGCCAAGGACAAGTATCCTTACAAGAGCAGAAACTCACCATGCACTGGAAATATTATAGGTTCTACAACAGCAATTCTACTTGTGCAATTGAtgcaacaacaaacaaagtGACACAATAATGTATGGACAAATGTTAGACAGAGACAACATCACAATGTGGGGAGTTATTAAATTCTGATAGAAAGAAACTGAACACAGAATGATgtgtaagcaaaaaaaaattgaaaccaaaatgaGGAAGAGGCACAAAGAGGGAATTAACTACAGTTCTGCAATTGTCAGAGCAAAAAATGTAAAAGTGTCACCATAACAAAGTTCCATAGCTACAATGGCAATTCAGCCAGGCTTGCAAAGAGGGTAACTACAGTTCTGCAACTGTCAGAGCACAAAATATAACAGTGTCACCATAATAAAGTTCTATAGCTACAATGGCAATTCAGCTAGGCTTGCAAAGAGGGAATCAACTACAGGCAGGCTTTCTTCTAGCTTCGCCTCTTCATCCATCAGACCATTGATACTGGCCTGTTCTTTCTCTGCCTGCATCTGCAATTTATAAATCTTGCTCTCCAGCTTCTGCTTCTCCCTCTTGTGACTTTCCATTTTGGTCCTTAAGCTCCACATTGCAAATAAAGCAGACTCACGCTTCTCCATTACATTTGTAAGTTCATCCAACCGCTTTCTCAAGAGACTGACATTGTAACCCATACTCTGCAACTCGTCCAGTGTCAACTGTTGTTCATCCTTGCTATCCCAGAAATCGGTGGCTTTTAAGCTCTGGATTTGGTCATAGGTCTCTTCAAATGTTTGATCCCATCCAGAAATCAAATTCTTTCGGACCCTGTCTGAGTAGGCCTGAAGTGAGCTGAAGTGCGGACTCTGCGGTATGTTCCTCAGAATTCTTGAACCATTAGTTAACAAATTAAATTCCGTAGACAACTCTGACACACAACTGTCTTCTGCAGCAGAATTTTGCatttctttaacttcttctCCCAAGGTTTCAACTGGAATTGGACTATCAAAATGTGGGACTGCTGACCCATTGATTGGAATTGCAGTCTGGCATGATACAGGACCAGGTTCTgttcctctttttccttcttcttcaacgTTTTGCTTTAGTTTCTCTTCTGAACATGGAAAATTCTACTAAACGATAGTATGGTACAAATGCATAGAAACTCAAAAATGTCTTACGAGAAAATTAACATACAAAACCTCATGAGACCTTATTCCTACTGCGTAGATGATAATATAGAAAGGAAATCTTGCGAAAAGAGAAAGTGCCTCTGCaaatttctatttaaaaaaggGGAATCCTCTTAGGTATGTGACGACAGACTTCATATCCCAATCCCAAAGCAATTAAGACATATACAATGGACATAACATCAACAACTCACCCGGCATTAATGTTGGTTGAAAGTCTGAAGCCGCTGATGCAGTAAAGATCGGTGCAGCAGCTAGGACATCACTCGCGCATGAACCCAGAGATTGTGAGGAGCCATTTGCATTCGTTTCTGCTGATGAAGAGGCACTAGGAATCGGACTTGTTGTTGAGCTAGGAAACTTTGAACCAAAGGAGAAACTAGGTACTGTAGTTACTGTAACAGTAGATGGTGAGAAAGTTGATGAGAAAAATGATGGCGGATTTTGAGAGAGGCAAGATGTAGAAGCATTAACGGTGGGTTTGGCAATAGAAAACGTTGAACCAGTAGACGGGGAAGCAGGAATTGACCCAAATTGTAGAGAACTAGAGAACAATTGACAATGAGATCCGAAAGCAAAGCTTCCTGATCTAGGGTTTTCAGAAGCAGAGGGTACTACGGTTGAAGAAGGTGATGATGACCCAATGGGGGGGAAAGTACACACATCATTAGAAAGATGAAAGCCACCCAAGGTAAAGGAGTCGCTGGAAACCCGATTCCTTCTATGACACTTACGCCAGCGAGAACGACTCATTGTTTAACCCAGAATTAGTAAAAGAGCTGCTGCTTTAAGGAGAGAAAACCAGAGATCCAGAACACAATATTATGCTCGATCACCTTCACCGCCGCTTAAAGAAGAAAGGCGGAgaagagaaatcaaaaccaCCAAGGCTTTACGtggatgaagatgaaaatgataGCCCTCTACGTTGTTCAGACTTCTTTGGACCTTGGAAGACTAAATGAGCGGGAAGGCTTCCCGATTCCCGCCTTTTTCTAAACTCGAAAGAGTGAGGTAAGTAACGGACAAGAAGGGGGGAGCGAGgagttgggggaggggggaggggggagtggGGAGGGAGGGTGGAGGGTTCAAGCGTCTCGCCTAACCCTACCTGCCTAAATAGTTAAACAGAGCCCAAACGAAACAACACACTCGTAACAAAAACCGACCTGCAAGAATTGGGAAAAGTTAAAGCAGGACCGGCTTCACTCACAGCTTTTGCTTTTACGGGTTTACCTTTTGCTCATGTTAGAAAAATTAGGCTGTGTTCCCccgcagccaaaaaaaaaaaatatatatatatatatattagggttGCGTTTGGTGTTCGTCCTTAGA
This Macadamia integrifolia cultivar HAES 741 chromosome 10, SCU_Mint_v3, whole genome shotgun sequence DNA region includes the following protein-coding sequences:
- the LOC122091791 gene encoding auxin transporter-like protein 2, with translation MLPLKQAEEAIVTNYSETTEPDGKDEEVEVQSKFNLKGFLWHGGSVYDAWFSCASNQVAQVLLTLPYSFSQLGFLSGIIFQLFYGIMGSWTAYLISVLYIEYRSRKEKENVSFKNHVIQWFEVLDGLLGPYWKAVGLAFNCTFLLFGSVIQLIACASNIYYINDHLDKRTWTYIFGACCATTVFIPSFHNYRIWSFLGLGMTTYTAWYLTIAALVHGQVQGVQHSAPTKLVLYFTGATNILYTFGGHAVTVEIMHAMWKPQKFKYIYLLATLYVFTLTIPSASSVYWAFGDQLLDHSNAFSLLPKNGFRDAAVILMLIHQFITFGFACTPLYFVWEKVIGMHDTKSICLRALARLPIVIPIWFLAIIFPFFGPINSAVGALLVSFTVYIIPSLAHMLTYRKASARQNAAEKPPFFLPSWTAMYVVNAFVVGWVFVVGFGFGGWASVTNFVRQVNTFGLFAKCYQCKPPAAKHH
- the LOC122090590 gene encoding chitinase-like protein PB1E7.04c, with protein sequence MSRSRWRKCHRRNRVSSDSFTLGGFHLSNDVCTFPPIGSSSPSSTVVPSASENPRSGSFAFGSHCQLFSSSLQFGSIPASPSTGSTFSIAKPTVNASTSCLSQNPPSFFSSTFSPSTVTVTTVPSFSFGSKFPSSTTSPIPSASSSAETNANGSSQSLGSCASDVLAAAPIFTASAASDFQPTLMPEEKLKQNVEEEGKRGTEPGPVSCQTAIPINGSAVPHFDSPIPVETLGEEVKEMQNSAAEDSCVSELSTEFNLLTNGSRILRNIPQSPHFSSLQAYSDRVRKNLISGWDQTFEETYDQIQSLKATDFWDSKDEQQLTLDELQSMGYNVSLLRKRLDELTNVMEKRESALFAMWSLRTKMESHKREKQKLESKIYKLQMQAEKEQASINGLMDEEAKLEESLPVVDSLFASLAELPL